A window of Daucus carota subsp. sativus chromosome 2, DH1 v3.0, whole genome shotgun sequence genomic DNA:
AGggttttgataaaatttgtgaaagcAACCTCCAACATGGTGATTATAGTACAACATCCGGGGGAAGAtccttatctagaagcctcgcatgccgtgcatgaaAGGCTTGAACCCACGGATGCACTCCCAATGAAgaatattgatacagctgaaaccctggttgaagggattctggaagatgttactgacagtgacttTGAAGAGGAATATCAAAAGCAaccccaaaataaaaagcaagaaaatgagtgcgaggcaccttgtgacttcaacagtgctatggtaacctatcaactcggaaaccgaacacgacttcccgttcatgaaatcctgggtacgcaaccccaagagggtggcaacaaagaggttaccgttgagatcgacctcgacccaaggatgccggaaacccaggtgaagactggagcagccggggataccctgtccatcttggtggatgagtccgaccccactaaagaactaaaaattgggaagcaattggggccggacctaagggaaaccctgaccgcattcttaaagaataatctggacgtcttcgcttggaaccattcggatatgatcgggattcacccggaagtcatgtgccaccacctcaatattgacccagacaggaagggagtcagacagaagagaagaccaattagcggggaaagggctgccgctcttcaagaagaggtagaccgactattgaaggcaggcctagtgaaagaagctttttaccccacatggctagcaaacccagtgttGGTAAAGAAACCaaacggaaagtggagaacttgcatagatttcactgatctgaacaaggcttgccctaaggacagcttcccgctccctcgaattgaccaattggtggattccactgcggggcatgcactgttaagcttcatggacgcctactcgggctacaatcagatccccatgttcgagccagatcaggaacacacctccttcatcactgacagggggctttattgctatataggcatgccgtttgggtTACTAAATGCCGGGGCTACATATCagaggctggtcaataagatgtttaaagatcagattggaagaactatggaagtgtatgtagatgacatgttagtaaaatcaaaggaagcttacgatcatgttacacacttatcagaaatgttcgacatactgagggactacaggatgaagttgaatccccaaaaatgcgtattcggggttgaatccggcaagttcttgggcttcattgtcaatcacaggggaatcgaagctaaccctgcgaaaatcaaggccttaattgaaatgaggtcgcctaggaacgtaaaggaggtgcaatgccttacaggccgggttgccgccctaaaccggttcatctcaaaatcctcagacaaatgcagagaattttttgcagccataaaaaaggggcaaaaatttgaatggacgacagaatgtgaggctgctttcctgaagctgaaaGAGCAACTCGGAAGCCCGCCCCTGTTGGCCAaaccaacggagggtgaagccttgatcctttacttaggggtttccgagttctcgattagcgctgtcctgatcaaggaggaagagcaagcccaacagccagtatactatgtgagcaagagattacttgatgctgaaacccgctactcaaacatggagaagttagcctacgcactaattttggcttcccgcaaattaaggccttactttcaggctcacaagattgaagtacgaacatccttccctctcagacaggtcttgcacaagccggaagcctcgggaagaatcatgaaatgggcagtcgagctgggccagtttgacatagagtacaagcctagaaccgcaataaaggggcaagcgctagctgacttcatcttggagtttccacccacttttgaagtcgaagggatggaatgcatacCTCAACCCCAGCCTCCAGTAGCCATacccgagaattgttccccttggtggaacctgtacgtcgatggggctgtgaatggaaatggggccggggctggcattgtcttagtcagtccggaaggccataagctgcaaagctccattcatttcgacttcaacgccactaacaacgacgcggagtatgaagccctaatagctggcctgaagctggccttggaaatgagagtggaaaacatgaatgtttacagtgattctatgctggtagtctggcacatccgaggaggcttccaagctaggggtccccgcaccgatctctatatgcggtatgcccaggaactaattgggaaattcagggaaatcaagctagagcaaataccaaggtctgagaatgcagatgctgatgccttagccaaattaggctctcagagggatgcacacatgctcggggtgatccccctcgaaatccagcatcagcctagcatccccaaaattgaagtcatggatgttgaagctgatgagactaacctctggacaaccccaatccatgaatacatagccaacggaaccctgcctacgGACAAAgatgaggccaggaaattgaggtacaaggcagcccagtatgtaatttatgatggaatcctttacaaaaggggattcaatcggcccctcctcaggtgcGTTGCTGGGGTAAGgtgtgaatacattatgcgcgaggtgcatgaaggaatctgtgggaatcactcggggggtgcctccctcgctcacaaaatcctccgtcaaggctactactggcctaccctccacaaggatgctcatgccttcgccagggcctgtgacagttgccaaaggttctccaatacaaacaagagccccgcggtacccctgaagaccctgacaagcccctggccgtttgctgtttggggtatagatctgattggtgaattaccaaaagggaaaggaggggtgaaatatgcagtcgtggctgtagattactttactaaatgggctgaagctgaacccctagcttccatcactgcaaggaagttggtagacttcgtttgtCGTGCGATCGTCTGTCGgtacggggttccctacaagctcatatcagacaatgggaaacaatttgacagcaatgaaatgatgactttctgtgaaaaccttggcataaagaaaggcttctccgcggtgtgccaccctcagagcaacggtcaaacggaggtcgtaaacaaaattattaagcacaccctgaaagccaaactggaagagaaaaagggatgctgtccggaggaacttcccatggtgttgtggtcttacaataccactccaaggtctaccaccggcgaaaccccgttcaccctaacatacgggtgtgaagccatggttcccgtagaagttggagcaggatcttttcgaagggataactacgaccctgagaataatgaagtcaaccacaggctctacttagatctgattgaagaagtacgagatacggctcagttgaaacttgctgcgtatcaacagaggacccgtaaatacttcgataagaaagttagggctcgacccctcaaaacgggagacctagttctcagaaaaatgatgcctaacatgagggttcccgctcatggggccttcggtgcaaagtgggaaggcccatatatcatcaaaacagtgctttgggaaggtacctatcacctcacagacatggatggaagactcataccacgggcatggaacgctcaacacttaaagaggtattaccagtagcttcacccgggtagtatttctgtaggcttcggcttaagggtcaggaaataaaggcgatttattagttgtaatcgccatgcttttaggaaaattatcaggctactatttgctttacttgctaggacgctcggggggtagtgtcgttgcaccccccaatattatgctatgtcaatttctaccatgtgattcaataaaatttcgcagctttccgttatgaaaatgttgtgtatgcttgcttaccatgattgttaattggatacttcatgtatgctctaaaaattatttaaggCTTCAATTGCAcctagttctccaccataattaaaattatgctaaagaactcggggggtagtaggcgtatcattaacattactcatttggcttaaaattcaaataaatttgggaatcgaaaacactaaaactcgtaaacacaacttgataacttggctgcaccggtgggaaggaaagcttttcaagctttcaaggtttcaagcctatcaaggctttcaaggctaaagcttttcaagctttcaaggtttcaagcctatcaaggctttcaaggctaaagcttttcaagctttcaaggtttcaagcctatcaaggctttcaaggctaaagcttttcaagctttcgaggtttcaagcctatcaaggctttcaaggctaaagcttttcaagctttcgaggtttcaagcctatcaaggctttcaaggctaaagcttttcaagctttcaaggtttcaagcctatcaaggctttcaaggctaaagcttttcaagctttcgaggtttcaagcctatcaaggctttcaaggctaaagcttttcaagctttcaaggtttcaagcctatcaaggctttcaaggcttaagcttttcaagctttcaaggttccaagcatatcaaggctttcaaggctaaagcttttcaagctttcaaggtttcaagcctatcaaggctttcaaggctaaagcttttcaagctttcaaggtttcgagcctatcaaggctttcaaggctaaagcttttcaagctttcaaggtttcaagcctatcaaggctttcaaggccgaAGGCTTTTCGCGGCTTTCGAGTTTAGAACCTATCCAGGCTCATAAGGATTACTTGGTGAAGTTATTACAAGGCCAACTTGGTGGGATTACTAAAAAGCTCACTTCGTGGAATTATTTCAGAACTTATTCGGAGGAATTATTACAAGGCCTACGTTGTAAAATTATCTCAGAACTTATACTTGGAGACTACTCTAAAGGCTTACACCTAGGGGTCATTTTAAGGCTTACGTCCAATGGTGTCCCTAGATTCTCACACATGTGAGATCAGATTCAACTGTGCTTAAATGGATTATTACAAGGAAAGACTAAGTGCTTTTACATACGCTATTGGGGAGTTAACACAAACGTATACATCAACATACATTCACAAAGAAGGAAACGACCTTGAAGAACAAGGTCCCAAGGGTCATAACCCCCCAGAAAGCAAACAACGCTTACAAGGGCTATCCCCTATATTCGTTCTTTCTACCTGCATGGAAAAGTTAGGCGACCAACACAAAATTATCCAAGGAAATACAAGGCAAGGAATGAAGAAATGAAAGCAGttacatataaaataagttacaagggaaattcctccccacaccaacagggggaggcccttgTAGCACTAAAAAATGTCTTGCGGAGCATTCggaggtgcccgcaccctcatccaaaaaaaaaaaaatattcaattcgtGACGACAAGCGCCACGCACAAATTCAGCATTCGTAATTAAAAGGGGTTGATTGAAATAGGGGGAAAGGAGGTCAAAGAGCAGTAGGGGAGGAGGAGTCCTTCTCGTCAACGGCTGGGGGATCCTGCGAGGCTACCGCAGGGGCTACGGCCGGAACCCCTTCCGGGGGCGTCACCACAAGACCCGCAGAGACCAGCTCCGCGGGCTTCGGCTGATCTTCAGCCGTAACCCCTTTGTCGCCACCATCACCGGAAAGACCCTGAGAAGCAGCCAGGGCCTTATCTATGCCGGCCTCATCCTCAGCCTTTGCTTCCTCTAGGGCCACCGCAGCGTCAGGCCCCAACTTTGCCCAATCGTTGTCGGGAAAGAAGCGGTAAGCCGACTTCACGCAGTCTTTCACTCCCGCGGCAACCCCCGCCTCAAATATCGTGGCCTCCCTCTCCTTCCTCCCAGCCTTCATGGTGGCAGCCGCATCCTGAAGGCCTTTCACCTGCAGCTCCAGCTCCTTAACCTGCCTCCGCAGGCCGTCGACCTCCTCCTCAAGGCCCTTCCTCACCATGTCCTCCTTCTCCTTCAGCCGCCGGGCCTCGGCCTCCGCCTCCTTGAACTTGAGGTTGGCCTTCCGGAAGGCGTCCCTCTCTTTGACAGCGGAGGCCAGATCAGCCCTGGCCTGCTTTAGGTCCGCCCTCATAGTTTCATTCACCCGGGCGGTATCGGCGACGTGCTCCCCCATCTTTAGGTCAAGGAATAGGCTCTTGGCGTTGGCCACCATCTTGTCTCGGGTGGCCTCGGCAATGGAAAGCCTATCCCACTCCCGGATAGTGGCCTCAGATACCTGGTCGGAGAGCATCCTCtgaaagagctgagtcttctgAGTGGAGGAAGGAGCAGGAGAACTACGTGCCAGGGCCAACTTGGGCTTCTTGCTGGAgcggccttcagctgaagaccccgCCTCGACAGCTTTGGAGGGGTCCCGCTTGCGACCCCCGGAGGAGGCCTTCTTCTGCTCTAAAGAGGGAGAAGGAAGCTGGGAGAGAGGCTTGGCAGAGAGGGGAGCCTGAGAATCGGAGGCCTCCCCGAACAGATCCTCGTACTTCGTGGAACGCTTGATGAACCGGGGGATGTTGGCAGCCATATCtgtggaaagaaacaaggaGAAACAATTAGACAATATCCAAACATATACAGAAATATGGGAAGATGCAAGCATAGCGGATGGCATAAAAATCATAAAGCACGCAGGAAGGAAATTTATAAAGCAAATATCATATAAGGAAAATAAGTTCAAAGGTGCAAGCTAGgaggaaacctgggcttcccgtcgcctccacatctgcacccccctcgtcaacgggggatgcgtctaccaccgtagtggaaaaaccgagcctctccagattttctggagtaagcaggctggagccatcacctagcccggtggatagccccaacacatgcttggccctctcaagggactctcccaccagaggagtctgcactggcatgtctacaacaaatacaagcataagAAGACTAAACGGGAACCCTAAAGGACTGAACTAGACATTGGATTAAGGGaaagctggcttactgggggagagattgaagtccttcctgtagactgggcagtcatagcagtagaggaagagcttctgccagtccgacatcgactggcggttgcccttgatacccttcttgtgatgggtgttccaggcagtaaggtagaagaaccctggggtcctgccggtaagtttcagctggaagaaccagcccaactccaaggcagacatcctcaccccatggtggatgtcatagaggatgtagaggcagaccgccatgcggtaagagttgggggtgagctgcatgggggagacctcatagaagtccaagacctccaggatgaaaggatggagggggagagacaaacccagcctgaagaactaggcggaaagcacggctttggggtagccagtgcctggcttgagggtgtcaaagcggtgacacctctctcctggcttcgggatccccaaggtgcagccagggttgcaggactccaatagggactgcagccgaacaggagtcatgatggagtccatatgctcgcaggccaggactacagctggaggctcgatcacctccacggaagctTCAACCTCCCGCTCAgcctcctcggggctcccctcgagggcttcagcagcggggtccagcgggaggcccgaggtcccatccgccttactggactcagaggttgtccagttgagctccttcaccaccaaattgcgcctggagcgggttctggagctaacccctaaactgggccgggcaggttgaaggtcctggctaaaggaggatcccgtgtcaaccgcaacaacgggagccttgctggtggcagactgagaagagtgtgaggacatggatccttgagacatctacaataggaaaggatgggttaacgaAAGGACACAGCAAGATGAGGAGAGGTcgagagaaagaaaaacaaaaagggaGAAGGAGAAAGGGTTTGCGGAAGACTGGGCTGCAAGGGTGGAGCCCTACGGGGGTGAAGAAGGAATGAAAAGGCTTCAGTTGAAGCCCTGAAGTGTAAGAGGGCTACATCCCTCACAGGAAGTAGCACAGGCCACGGAGGACGGTTCATCTTCTTcgggaagcccaacaagggacccggagcgggaagcctaatcctaaccctaatctcaaccacaacaatcaacGCCCAATCATAATCCTAAGATGCCAGCTAAACAAGTATAGCAAGCAAATCACGCAAACAATACATTCACAGCAGGTAAAGGGCACAAAAAGGGGGTTCGATTGTGAAAGAGGGGTTCCTCCTGGAAGcaattgggaacctagggtttacaATCTAGGGCTACGATCATGGCCTCAAAGTAATGCGACAACATCAAGGGCGATAACCCAGTTGGGAAACAATCAGGGCCTAATGGGGGTCAATTAAAACcagtggtgtgtgtatattcaaaGGATGAGTGTACATGTTTAACTATAACTGGCATGCAGGGCAAATTAGCAGTTTAATCAGGCATGGTAACATCGAGCCAGGCgaatgtgggtgtgtgcacgcataccgaggtgaACAGTCAAGAGAAAAAGGGGCAGACAGGCATGGATCATACAAGCATCTAGCCACAAACGTGGATGAATGTAACGAAAAGGAAAGCCGGAGGTCAAGAAACATACCTTTGGTTGAAAGTCGGAGAAAAGCCGAAGGGTCGCCGGAAGGAGTAAACTAGCGTCTGAAGTGCTTCGAGTGTGAGGGAAGTGTAAGAGGGAAGATGTGAGAGTTAAAAGTAAAAAGTGAAACAAGGCTTCGGAGGCATGAATTTATAGTAGTGGTAAGTGGGAGACACACGCGCCAGGTGGCATGGTTGGATTGGAAAGGCGTGAAGATAGCCTTGATGATGCACGGCTTCCCGAGGAGAAGCTAGGCAGGTGGAGAgggagagtttagctggaactcTACAACTAGCCGCATTATTAGGAGTTCAGTtgggttttaaattaatttgaattcaaattaaacccctagataaTTGGGATCAGCCTTATCATAAGCTGACGTGACACACGCGGGAAACTGGAAAGATGGAGCAAAAAATCATGGAATTTCAGTGACATTTGGggagtaattttaattatctttgGGAACAAATATTCAAGGCTTGCGGTGGTTATACTGAATTAATgtaattggttttataattatgtgtggaAATTAtgtctgaattatttcttgtttcttgcaccgggctacgcccacgtaagcttagaaataatttacgatTAATCTCTGACATAATTTAGGGGTTTGCAGCTAGTtgattgagggttaccgttcttaggttcctctcgtatttaatacttcaaggaaccggggggtagttgttgtgccataaaatctccctgggcttattttatagcccatcatattatttgggcttcacttgggcttattggaatcatttggttaaggataatgggcttcaccataggtgggtgaatcattgaaggtgtacaagaaggtatatggacttgcattggaagcataatgaaggctgccatcagaatggggttgcaacTGAAgccgctttaggggttaccgctgctaggggttaccactaagtgcatcctggcttgcagttatgggactgcagctaggggatgccgctggcagggcttccgccgcttgggcagaatggcaggcagactccaagcaggactcttcttctttgtttctagaaggacgaattggagacatattgggagtgtatcagctattatttatctacgaattaagagataaatacgtacattatggagataattaccaCCAAGGGGAgataattcatataaattcggataatcatgcaagatgaaggcttcaagtgacctacttggagtgggataccgctggataactactgaaagaaggctgttttatcctaaactagaggggataagagcttatctcttcagagtcctaaatcgagaactacatgggcttgatccctataaatatagggtatgtaggcaccttgcaaagggacgagaatcatattcacgagttctacactctaaagagaggcacgtgtaacctttgtgacagatatttccgggcgattgcaggacggaattccataattccggcctcgttgtttggttctttgcaagctcagcccttaaacacactcgTTTCTCATtcgttttcttagtttatgtgaacggtagcccctaagagctagccgtgaatttcgtagttgtaacaaatatccctataattgtgctacacggttctgggggtgttgtatcaattcctctcacaacactagGTAAAATTGATGTGGAAGATATGGGTTATGAAGAACCTAATAATCCTTATATAGCCATTTTTTTGGACGCcgaaattcaattaatcataCCTACATTAGCCTACTGTGTTAAATCCCCATAAGTAACACTTCTTAAACTgtcgatttgtttttgaatttaactttttactttTAAGACTGATACAGTTTCTGAAAACAGTGTTTCAAATGATACCGAAAATTCGAGAGTGTCCCGAAcgatatattggtgtgaagtgagtgcccaatcagataattaaccctttaaaAAATCCagtatttcaaatgaaatccaagttCTAAAACAGGCAAGTATTCGGCTTGTACAATTaacttaaataaattacataccTAGACAATCTCCTCCTTTAGGAAGTGCTCTCAACCGAAGTAGCTCCCAACTTTGGTCTGGGCTTAGAAGTACTGGTCGGTGAATGAATCCATTAGGATTTGCGTGCTCAGCAACATCCACATTACGGCTTGTAAGCATTAATCTGCTCCTCGACTTTCCAGCTGGAAATGCTTCTTTTAAAGAATCCCAAGCATCAATTGACCATATGTCATCCAGGACAATCAAGCAATTTTTGCTTTGTTGGATCTGCAGCATATTCTCTACGAGCTTGTCCTTGTCAAAATTAAGGATCTCATTTTTTCTCTCCGGGACAAGACCTATCAGAATCCGCTGCAACACTTGTTTTCTTTGCCACTTCTGCGAAATGGAAACCCAGGCTAAACCCCCAAAGTAAGTCTTGATGGTGGAATGATGGTATATTTTTTCCGCGAGAGTTGTCTTACCCAGACCTCCCATACCACAAATAGAGATCAGCCGATAAGCATCTTCACTTTCGTTCACCAAATGTCCCACCAAGCCATCAGCATCTTCCTGAAATCCAACAAATATTTCTGGCTCACGAGTCGTGTAAGAGTAAAATCGCTTGAGAGTCCCCGATGCTCCATACGAAGAATCCGATGGTTCCGAAGATTCTGATGTTGATTTAACACGATATTCAACAAAACAATCGAAAAAGCGAGACATCTTCATTTCTATTTCTTTGATCTTTTTCGAGTACTTGATTGCTTGCCTGGTCCTGTTTCTTCCACTAGCCGAATAAGCTTTGAGAAGAAAAGTTTCGACAACATGTTCAGCATCATAGGCCAGCTCTCGTACCTCTGCAAGCAAAATGCGGATTTTTTCTTCATCTATCCTCGAATCCGCATCTCTTAAGAATGTCTTCATCCGCACGAGCTCGTTCACCGCTTGTTGAATTTCGTCTCTCAGTCCACGAAGAAATTGAGCTTCTTCTGTCAGTAAATCAGTGAGCCTTCCAACCACAATTGACACGACTGCTTCAGCCATCTCAATTTTTTCAATTTGTATATTCTTTAAGAGAAACCAAGCACAAATATggtttaagagcatctccagcagcatcttagcccattccttaaatataatataaaatattggatcctagtgacttaagataataatagctattctcacctccaacaatattccttatattcattccttatatactattttattattaaaagttgccattattgcaataggtgaagagagaacatgtttgtattcaaaatttattataaaataagagttaggagaggagagaggttacctaaagataaggcatgactagtggatcttagtgatttagggaatcactaggatactgttggagtggattattttcccatattcctcatattttggtttaagactccaaatagggaagctgctggagttgctctaaatGTAAAGGGCCTGGAGGCTGGAGTGTTGAGATGATCTAATATAGTTGAGATTATCTTGAAACCAAGTTGGGGCTTCGGGGTAGAGCCGGCCATTCGGGCGGGCCGGGGCAGTTCGGGCCAGTTCAGACGGTTTCTGAACCGTCACTGGTGGAAACGTAACCGGCCCGTCTAGGTTGGCGGTCCGGTCCGTTCCGGGCCGGGCTGAAGAAATTGGAAACCAGAACCATCTTATACGGATTGTATGGGTTTGACGGTTAAGCGGGTTAAACGGTTCGACGCGGGTCGCGGTTCAGGCGGTTCATGCCGCGGTTTAAGCAGACAGGCCACTCACTAGGCAGTACAGATAGCCTTTAGTTGGTAGTAACAGTAGGTGAGTTAatgattgtgttttttttttgttttttagtgCAAGTGGTTTGTTTTTCATTTAAGTGTGCAACGGATTTAAACTTTGcaataaaatttaattgtttaatttaattaataataaattattataaactaataaataaatggtAACAAGAGGGCGGTACctcttataaattttataaattggaAAAAGGTTTTACAAATAATTTGAGAGGACTCCTCTCTAAAAAATTCAACGGAACAAACCGCTTATACAAActaaataaagaaatacatgacgaaagaaattttcatttattcttCTTGTTCATTTGAAGAATTGCCCTCTTCGGTCGTAGTATCCATCAACATCCAAGGATCTTCTTCACCGTCCGAGTCATCTTCTTTTAGTCCTTGTTGTCTTTTAGCAGCTTGGTCCCAATCCTTTTTACAAACGCAAATCTTTACCGCATCTGGCGCGAGACTTGTTCTCTTCTCGTCTAAAACTCTTCTACCTGCACTAAAAGCCGACTCCGATGCAATTGTAGAGGCAGGGACTACTAATATGTCCCTTACAATTTTAGCTAAAACTGGAAA
This region includes:
- the LOC108207041 gene encoding putative disease resistance protein At1g50180 isoform X2; translated protein: MAEAVVSIVVGRLTDLLTEEAQFLRGLRDEIQQAVNELVRMKTFLRDADSRIDEEKIRILLAEVRELAYDAEHVVETFLLKAYSASGRNRTRQAIKYSKKIKEIEMKMSRFFDCFVEYRVKSTSESSEPSDSSYGASGTLKRFYSYTTREPEIFVGFQEDADGLVGHLVNESEDAYRLISICGMGGLGKTTLAEKIYHHSTIKTYFGGLAWVSISQKWQRKQVLQRILIGLVPERKNEILNFDKDKLVENMLQIQQSKNCLIVLDDIWSIDAWDSLKEAFPAGKSRSRLMLTSRNVDVAEHANPNGFIHRPVLLSPDQSWELLRLRALPKGGDCLDITRDVQRMEELGRELVKNCGGLPLAIVTLGGILVTKPSLIEWEKVYNDSLLSLKSGEAGLGKKYQSQLLYVLNWSYNDLPPQLKLCFLYLGKYSEDESIDAETLYQLWIAEGMVLSSDKREGETMMQVAESYLGELVHRSMVQVKFNNEKSFINFKSCSLHDLMRDLSISQAEAEEFFKVIDLREKKDFHLSPLADFKPSNTRQLVVHFDDGYRGKRSHPYFSKKFNQQKYRSVLLFNELGTRSLPPALGSCIANFRFVRVLSLEVAGDVYICCSPSGINLGKVLGTLVYLRYLKTFSVCWDVCVICIYHH